In Deltaproteobacteria bacterium, a single window of DNA contains:
- a CDS encoding glutamate synthase subunit beta has translation MGDPRGFLKVTRVKEGERPVAERVRDYREVTLPSPFAEVQAQASRCMDCGIPFCHSGCPLGNLIPEWNDLFYRGRLDEAARRLLATNNFPEITGRVCPAPCEASCVLNLEESPVTIKLVERTLGDHVLHGELAEPLPKQTSTGRRVAVVGSGPAGLAAAQQLARAGHAVTVFERDDRLGGLLRYGIPDFKLEKDLLDRRLAQLAAEGVKFVTGVEVGGTLPVATLRREADALLFAMGARQPRNLTVPGRELPGIHFAMDFLTQQNRRVAGDALSDEAPISAQGKAVVVIGGGDTGADCVGTAVRQGASRVLQLELLPEPPERRRAENPWPEWPLVFRSSTSHAEGAVRAFALSTVAFEGNAAGVTHLRTTRVSWEDGRPHPVPGSEERLPAELVLLAMGFVGPEPRGLLEELALARDARGNVTVGPDGATSEPGVFAAGDLSRGPSLVVWALADGRRAAAGIEAYLRSAAASRGQ, from the coding sequence ATGGGTGACCCGCGCGGCTTCCTGAAGGTGACGCGGGTCAAGGAGGGCGAGCGCCCGGTGGCCGAACGGGTGCGCGACTACCGCGAGGTCACCCTCCCCTCCCCCTTCGCCGAGGTGCAGGCGCAGGCCTCGCGCTGCATGGACTGCGGCATCCCTTTCTGCCACTCGGGCTGCCCGCTCGGGAACCTCATCCCGGAGTGGAACGACCTCTTCTATCGCGGGCGTCTCGACGAGGCGGCGCGGCGGTTGCTCGCCACGAACAACTTCCCCGAGATCACGGGGCGCGTCTGCCCCGCCCCGTGCGAGGCCTCCTGCGTGCTGAACCTCGAGGAGAGCCCCGTCACGATCAAGCTCGTCGAGCGCACTCTCGGGGATCACGTCCTGCACGGCGAGCTCGCCGAACCCCTGCCGAAGCAGACTTCGACCGGCAGGCGCGTCGCCGTCGTCGGCTCGGGGCCCGCGGGGCTCGCTGCGGCGCAACAGCTCGCGCGGGCGGGGCACGCGGTAACGGTCTTCGAGCGCGACGACCGGCTGGGGGGCCTGCTGCGCTACGGGATCCCGGACTTCAAGCTCGAAAAGGATCTGCTCGACCGGCGCCTGGCGCAGCTCGCGGCGGAGGGGGTGAAGTTCGTCACCGGCGTGGAGGTGGGGGGCACGCTGCCGGTGGCGACTCTGCGACGCGAGGCCGACGCCCTGCTCTTCGCGATGGGAGCGCGTCAGCCACGAAACCTGACCGTCCCGGGGCGCGAGCTCCCCGGGATTCACTTCGCGATGGACTTCCTCACCCAGCAGAACCGCCGCGTGGCCGGCGACGCGCTCTCCGACGAAGCGCCCATCTCGGCCCAGGGCAAGGCCGTGGTCGTGATCGGCGGCGGGGACACCGGCGCGGATTGCGTGGGCACCGCGGTCCGCCAGGGGGCGAGCCGGGTGCTGCAGCTCGAGCTTCTCCCCGAGCCCCCCGAGAGGCGACGCGCGGAGAACCCCTGGCCAGAGTGGCCTCTGGTCTTCCGGAGCTCGACCTCGCACGCGGAGGGCGCCGTGCGGGCCTTCGCCCTCTCGACGGTGGCCTTCGAAGGGAATGCAGCCGGCGTGACCCACCTGCGCACGACACGCGTGAGCTGGGAGGACGGCCGCCCGCATCCCGTCCCCGGCTCGGAGGAGCGGCTCCCCGCCGAGCTCGTGCTCCTCGCGATGGGCTTCGTGGGGCCCGAGCCGCGCGGCCTGCTCGAGGAGCTTGCGCTCGCCCGCGACGCGCGCGGAAACGTGACCGTCGGGCCCGACGGCGCGACGAGCGAACCCGGCGTCTTCGCCGCGGGTGACCTCTCGCGCGGCCCGTCGCTGGTGGTCTGGGCTCTCGCCGACGGACGCAGAGCGGCGGCGGGGATCGAAGCCTACCTCCGATCGGCCGCCGCCTCGCGCGGTCAGTAG